Proteins from one Microbacterium proteolyticum genomic window:
- a CDS encoding MFS transporter → MSRGSALIDLRPLTTSPAFARLWIGSTLSGMGGQLTVVAVMLHVFELTQSTFAVSMIAVAGLVPMVLAGLYGGMLADAFDRRTVALLAASVTFVSTALLAALAWTGMENVASLFVLSVINSAANSIVMATKSAITPRLLPRDLLPAAAALQGVTVGIMVMAGPALAGVLVAFAGYAWTYSLDVLLMTSLFLGLWSLPRLRPEGEIVRPGLESFRDGARFLRRAPNIRLQYLLDITAMTFGQPIALFPAIGAVLLGGGAITTGILTAAIAAGAFLSSLFSGPVGRVRRQGLGIERAIQVYGLSIGAFGLVLLAASLGWMRPNGTGEDSGAVVLIVLAAIVLAVSGAADNVSAIYRSTMMQAAVPDAMRGRLQGIFIVVVAGGPRVGALYAGTLATLTALWVPPLFGGVLILALVGVLVRLSPRFREYDALNPTP, encoded by the coding sequence GTGAGCCGGGGCAGTGCGCTGATCGACCTGCGCCCGCTCACCACGTCGCCGGCGTTCGCGCGACTGTGGATCGGGTCGACCCTGTCCGGCATGGGCGGGCAGCTCACCGTCGTCGCCGTCATGCTGCACGTGTTCGAGCTCACGCAGAGCACGTTCGCCGTGTCGATGATCGCCGTCGCGGGCCTGGTGCCGATGGTCCTCGCGGGGCTCTACGGCGGCATGCTCGCGGATGCCTTCGACCGTCGCACCGTCGCCCTGCTCGCGGCTTCGGTGACGTTCGTGTCCACCGCGCTGCTGGCCGCCCTGGCCTGGACGGGGATGGAGAACGTGGCATCCCTCTTCGTCCTCAGCGTGATCAACTCGGCCGCCAACTCGATCGTCATGGCCACGAAATCGGCGATCACTCCGCGCCTGCTCCCCCGCGACCTCCTGCCGGCCGCGGCCGCACTGCAGGGCGTCACGGTCGGGATCATGGTGATGGCGGGCCCGGCGCTCGCGGGCGTCCTCGTCGCGTTCGCGGGCTACGCGTGGACGTATTCCCTCGACGTCCTGCTGATGACGTCGCTGTTCCTGGGCCTGTGGTCGCTCCCCCGCCTCCGCCCCGAGGGCGAGATCGTCCGGCCGGGCCTGGAGTCGTTCCGCGACGGCGCCCGATTCCTGCGCCGCGCCCCGAACATCCGCCTGCAGTATCTGCTGGACATCACCGCGATGACGTTCGGTCAGCCGATCGCGCTGTTCCCCGCCATCGGCGCGGTGCTCCTCGGCGGCGGCGCCATCACGACCGGCATCCTGACCGCGGCGATCGCGGCGGGCGCGTTCCTGTCGAGCCTGTTCTCGGGGCCGGTCGGGCGCGTTCGGCGACAGGGCCTCGGGATCGAGCGGGCGATCCAGGTCTACGGCCTGTCGATCGGGGCGTTCGGTCTCGTGCTTCTCGCGGCGAGCCTCGGATGGATGCGCCCGAACGGCACCGGCGAGGATTCCGGCGCCGTCGTGCTCATCGTGCTCGCGGCGATCGTCCTGGCTGTCTCCGGCGCCGCGGACAACGTCAGCGCGATCTACCGGTCGACGATGATGCAGGCGGCGGTCCCGGATGCCATGCGCGGGCGCCTCCAGGGCATCTTCATCGTCGTGGTCGCCGGCGGCCCCCGCGTCGGAGCGCTCTACGCGGGTACTCTCGCGACCCTCACCGCACTGTGGGTGCCGCCTCTGTTCGGCGGCGTCCTGATCCTCGCCCTGGTCGGTGTGCTCGTGCGCCTGTCCCCGCGGTTCCGCGAGTACGACGCGCTGAACCCGACGCCTTAG
- a CDS encoding fumarylacetoacetate hydrolase family protein, which yields MRFAHVRSPEAADAPRLISVHGEEFAFVDEFFAGAPATLEQLIAGGDDLLGRVREAAAAAPRHPLDGVRFASAVLAPPTILAVGLNYAAHSGELGLKTDAGPTVFVLWPNSLTAHHETTSWPRSLSEAVDYESELGVIIGRPGRDIPEADALDHVWGYTVVNDITARNIQFSEAQWSRCKSFDGFTPTGPFVVTADEIPDPQDLHIWTVVDGHTVQDASTGQMVRSVATLIHKLSESATLLPGTLISTGSPGGAGYSRDPQIFLRDRSTVTVGIDGIGELTTHCRILD from the coding sequence ATGCGTTTCGCCCACGTCCGTTCCCCGGAGGCGGCCGATGCCCCTCGCCTCATCAGCGTCCACGGCGAGGAGTTCGCGTTCGTCGATGAATTCTTCGCCGGCGCTCCCGCGACCCTCGAACAGCTCATCGCCGGCGGCGACGACCTGTTGGGCCGTGTCCGCGAGGCTGCGGCGGCGGCGCCGCGGCATCCGCTCGACGGGGTCCGATTTGCTTCGGCGGTCCTGGCTCCCCCGACCATCCTCGCCGTCGGCCTCAACTACGCCGCGCACTCGGGCGAGCTGGGACTGAAGACCGATGCCGGCCCCACCGTCTTCGTTCTGTGGCCGAACTCCCTCACGGCGCACCACGAGACGACCTCGTGGCCGCGTTCCCTCAGCGAGGCCGTGGACTACGAGTCCGAACTCGGCGTGATCATCGGGCGCCCCGGCCGCGACATCCCGGAGGCCGACGCCCTCGACCACGTGTGGGGCTACACCGTCGTCAACGACATCACCGCGCGCAACATCCAGTTCTCGGAAGCGCAGTGGTCGCGCTGCAAATCCTTCGACGGCTTCACCCCCACGGGTCCGTTCGTCGTCACCGCCGACGAGATCCCCGACCCGCAGGACCTCCACATCTGGACCGTCGTCGACGGCCACACCGTGCAGGACGCCTCCACCGGGCAGATGGTGCGATCCGTGGCGACGCTCATCCACAAGCTCTCGGAGTCGGCGACCCTGCTGCCGGGCACGCTGATCTCCACCGGCAGCCCCGGCGGTGCGGGATACTCCCGCGATCCGCAGATCTTCCTCCGCGACCGGTCGACGGTCACCGTCGGCATCGACGGCATCGGCGAGCTCACGACCCACTGCCGCATCCTGGACTGA
- a CDS encoding inorganic phosphate transporter codes for MESAALVIVLVIALALFFDFTNGFHDTANAMATPIATGALKPKVAVLLAAGLNLVGAFLSTEVAKTISGGMIREDQLSPDIFPPIIFAGLIGAITWNMLTWLLGLPSSSSHALFGGLIGATLVGVGAAAIDTGVVLSKVILPALIAPLTAGLIAFTVTKIAYGITRRYDMKADGRDGFRWGQIFTSSLVALAHGTNDAQKTMGVITLALITVGWQSSSETDPQLWVIFACAFTIALGTYMGGWRIIRTLGKGLTDVKPAQGFSAETSTAATILASSALGFALSTTQVASGSVIGSGLGRRGSTVRWNTVGRIMIGWVLTLPAAGAVGAAAALIVVWLGGWGVAVDAVIAVVIILGLFLRSRRDEVTSANAMSEVADSGAAVKVPRKPGPTRRQRRLERAQAGRDDRA; via the coding sequence GTGGAGAGCGCAGCCCTTGTCATCGTGCTGGTCATCGCCCTGGCACTGTTCTTCGATTTCACGAACGGCTTCCACGACACCGCGAACGCGATGGCCACGCCCATCGCCACGGGTGCCCTGAAGCCCAAGGTCGCGGTGCTCCTCGCGGCCGGCCTGAACCTGGTGGGCGCGTTCCTGTCGACGGAGGTCGCCAAGACGATCTCGGGTGGCATGATCCGCGAGGACCAGCTGAGTCCGGACATCTTCCCGCCGATCATCTTCGCGGGCCTCATCGGCGCGATCACCTGGAACATGCTCACGTGGCTGCTGGGACTGCCCTCCAGCTCGTCGCACGCGTTGTTCGGCGGGCTGATCGGCGCAACGCTCGTGGGCGTGGGGGCGGCGGCGATCGACACGGGCGTCGTGCTCAGCAAGGTGATCCTGCCCGCGCTCATCGCCCCCCTGACCGCCGGCCTCATCGCCTTCACGGTGACCAAGATCGCCTACGGCATCACGCGCCGGTACGACATGAAGGCCGACGGCCGCGACGGCTTCCGGTGGGGGCAGATCTTCACGTCCTCGCTCGTGGCGCTCGCCCACGGCACGAACGACGCGCAGAAGACGATGGGCGTCATCACGCTCGCCCTCATCACGGTCGGGTGGCAGTCCTCGTCCGAGACCGACCCGCAGCTGTGGGTCATCTTCGCGTGCGCCTTCACGATCGCCCTGGGGACCTACATGGGCGGCTGGCGCATCATCCGCACGCTCGGCAAGGGGCTGACCGACGTGAAGCCCGCGCAGGGCTTCTCGGCCGAGACGTCCACGGCCGCGACGATCCTGGCATCCAGCGCCCTCGGTTTCGCGCTGTCGACCACGCAGGTCGCGTCGGGGTCGGTCATCGGCTCGGGGCTCGGCCGTCGCGGCTCGACCGTGCGCTGGAACACCGTCGGTCGCATCATGATCGGCTGGGTGCTCACCCTGCCGGCGGCGGGCGCCGTCGGAGCCGCGGCGGCCCTGATCGTGGTCTGGCTGGGCGGCTGGGGCGTGGCGGTGGATGCCGTCATCGCCGTCGTGATCATCCTCGGGCTGTTCCTCCGCTCGCGCCGCGACGAGGTCACCTCGGCCAACGCCATGAGCGAGGTCGCCGACTCGGGAGCGGCGGTGAAGGTGCCGCGCAAGCCCGGCCCCACGCGCCGTCAGCGCCGCCTGGAGCGCGCGCAGGCCGGGAGGGATGACCGCGCATGA
- the rpsO gene encoding 30S ribosomal protein S15 produces the protein MALEADVKKAIIEEYATHPGDTGSPEVQVAMMTQRIKDLTEHLKIHKHDHHSRRGLFLLVGQRRRLLGYLQDVDINRYRSLIERLGLRR, from the coding sequence ATGGCACTGGAAGCAGACGTCAAGAAGGCGATCATCGAAGAGTACGCGACGCACCCCGGTGACACCGGATCCCCCGAGGTGCAGGTCGCGATGATGACGCAGCGCATCAAGGACCTCACCGAGCACCTCAAGATCCACAAGCACGACCACCACTCGCGCCGTGGACTCTTCTTGCTCGTCGGTCAGCGCCGTCGCCTGCTGGGTTACCTGCAGGATGTCGACATCAACCGTTACCGCTCGCTCATCGAGCGTCTCGGTCTGCGTCGCTAA
- a CDS encoding aspartate ammonia-lyase: MALDAMTRTRIETDSLGSLEIPADAYWGIHTARALENFPIAKRPISVYPDLVRALAMVKQASARANRQIGVLDPAKADLIDRAAQRVIDGEFHDEFAVGVIQGGAGTSTNMNANEVITNIALEMAGREKGDYAFLSPIDDTNRSQSTNDVYPTAVKIGLSLTLRSLLEELGLLRQSFLSKAEEFHDVLKVGRTQLQDAVPMTLGQEFHGFATTLGEDYNRLQENAYLMFEINMGATAIGTGITAHPDYGPSVLRHLREITGLDLETATDLVESTSDTGAFMSFSASLKRNAIKLSKICNDLRLLSSGPQAGLGEINLPARQAGSSIMPGKVNPVIPEVVNQVAFSVVGADMTVTMAVEGGQLQLNAFEPVIAHSIFQSITWMRQAMWTLRVNCVEGITANRERLGAMVGSSVGVVTALTPFIGYAAAAALAKTALLTHRNVADLVVEAGLMTRDEVMKQISPARLSGLQAVTAAIPVVRAADSVVEE; encoded by the coding sequence ATGGCTTTGGACGCAATGACGCGCACCCGTATCGAGACCGACTCGCTCGGCTCCCTCGAGATCCCCGCCGATGCCTACTGGGGCATCCACACCGCACGGGCTCTGGAGAACTTCCCCATCGCCAAGCGACCGATCTCCGTCTACCCCGACCTCGTGCGGGCCCTCGCGATGGTCAAGCAGGCCTCCGCGCGCGCGAACCGGCAGATCGGCGTGCTCGACCCGGCCAAGGCCGACCTCATCGACCGCGCCGCGCAGCGCGTGATCGACGGGGAGTTCCACGACGAGTTCGCCGTGGGGGTCATCCAGGGCGGCGCAGGCACCTCGACGAACATGAACGCCAACGAGGTGATCACCAACATCGCCCTCGAGATGGCCGGGCGCGAGAAGGGCGACTACGCGTTCCTCTCGCCGATCGACGACACCAATCGGAGCCAGTCGACGAACGACGTCTACCCGACGGCGGTGAAGATCGGTCTGTCGCTGACGCTGCGGAGTCTGCTCGAGGAGCTCGGGCTCCTGCGGCAGTCGTTCCTGTCGAAGGCCGAGGAGTTCCACGACGTCCTGAAGGTCGGTCGCACGCAGCTGCAGGATGCCGTGCCGATGACTCTCGGGCAGGAGTTCCACGGCTTCGCGACGACCCTGGGCGAGGACTACAACCGTCTGCAGGAGAACGCCTACCTCATGTTCGAGATCAACATGGGGGCCACCGCCATCGGCACGGGGATCACCGCGCACCCGGACTACGGTCCCTCGGTGCTGCGTCACCTGCGCGAGATCACGGGACTCGACCTCGAGACCGCGACCGACCTGGTGGAGTCGACGAGCGACACCGGTGCGTTCATGTCGTTCTCGGCATCCCTCAAGCGCAACGCGATCAAGCTCTCGAAGATCTGCAACGACCTGCGCCTGCTCTCCAGTGGACCGCAGGCCGGTCTGGGTGAGATCAACCTGCCGGCGCGCCAGGCGGGCTCGAGCATCATGCCCGGCAAGGTGAACCCGGTGATCCCCGAGGTGGTCAACCAGGTCGCGTTCTCGGTCGTCGGGGCCGACATGACGGTCACCATGGCCGTCGAGGGCGGTCAGCTTCAGCTCAACGCCTTCGAGCCGGTGATCGCGCACTCGATCTTCCAGTCGATCACGTGGATGCGACAGGCGATGTGGACCCTGCGGGTGAACTGCGTCGAGGGGATCACCGCGAACCGCGAGCGCCTGGGCGCGATGGTCGGTTCGTCGGTCGGTGTCGTCACGGCCCTGACGCCCTTCATCGGCTACGCGGCGGCCGCGGCGCTCGCCAAGACCGCGCTCCTCACGCATCGCAACGTCGCCGACCTCGTCGTCGAGGCGGGGCTCATGACGCGCGACGAGGTCATGAAGCAGATCTCGCCCGCGCGGCTGTCGGGTCTGCAGGCCGTCACGGCGGCGATCCCCGTTGTCCGCGCCGCGGACAGCGTCGTCGAGGAGTGA
- a CDS encoding YceI family protein — protein MTDTTTLEIPGYKAGTWVLDPSHSEVTFTVRHMMISKVRGTFGMKSATLVAPENPLEATVEASVDVTSVDTKDEGRDQHLRSAEFFDTETYPTMDFRSTGARVENGDFLVDGELTIRGVSKPATFAIDFGGFGTDPWGNYKAGATAKTVINREDYGLTWNAALETGGVLVGKDVTIELDLQFALQA, from the coding sequence ATGACCGACACGACCACGCTCGAGATCCCCGGCTACAAGGCGGGCACCTGGGTGCTCGACCCCTCGCACAGCGAGGTGACCTTCACGGTTCGCCACATGATGATCTCGAAGGTCCGCGGCACCTTCGGCATGAAGAGCGCCACCCTCGTCGCCCCCGAGAACCCGCTCGAGGCCACGGTCGAGGCGTCCGTCGACGTCACCTCGGTCGACACCAAGGACGAGGGCCGCGACCAGCACCTGCGCTCCGCCGAGTTCTTCGACACCGAGACGTACCCGACCATGGACTTCCGCTCCACCGGCGCCCGCGTCGAGAACGGCGACTTCCTCGTCGACGGCGAGCTCACCATCCGCGGCGTCAGCAAGCCCGCCACCTTCGCCATCGACTTCGGCGGCTTCGGCACCGACCCGTGGGGCAATTACAAGGCCGGCGCCACCGCCAAGACCGTCATCAACCGCGAGGACTACGGCCTCACCTGGAACGCCGCGCTCGAGACCGGCGGCGTGCTCGTCGGCAAGGACGTCACCATCGAGCTCGACCTGCAGTTCGCCCTCCAGGCCTGA
- a CDS encoding phosphodiesterase, whose protein sequence is MASVQFGQYAPARRVILHLSDTHLLAGDRLLGGRYDTAAQLRRTLAAAEATGVRPDAVVFTGDLTDLGEPEAYRALRAEVEPWAQRLGAPVVWVAGNHDERGALRAGLLDADATDAPVTGVWDLDGLRLIALDSTVPGWHHGDLDAGQLDWLRAELAEPAPLGTILALHHPPLPTHIPFFDILELRDQPGLASAIAGSDVRAILAGHLHYSTSGTFAGVPVSVSAASCYTMDLAAPADEVNGMDAGQSFHLVHVWDDTITHAVVPVVDAEPAGYFTPEWVARMAELTPEERLEAFSRKR, encoded by the coding sequence ATGGCTTCGGTGCAGTTCGGTCAGTACGCGCCCGCGCGGCGCGTGATCCTCCACCTCAGTGACACCCACCTGCTCGCGGGTGATCGGCTGCTGGGCGGGCGGTACGACACCGCCGCGCAGCTCCGCCGCACGCTCGCGGCCGCCGAGGCGACGGGTGTGCGACCGGATGCCGTGGTGTTCACGGGCGATCTGACCGACCTCGGCGAACCCGAGGCGTACCGTGCGCTGCGGGCGGAGGTCGAGCCGTGGGCGCAACGTCTGGGAGCCCCCGTCGTGTGGGTCGCGGGCAACCACGACGAGCGCGGGGCGCTGCGCGCCGGCCTGCTCGACGCCGACGCGACGGACGCGCCCGTGACGGGGGTCTGGGACCTGGATGGTCTGCGGCTGATCGCGCTGGATTCCACGGTTCCGGGCTGGCATCACGGCGACCTCGACGCCGGGCAGCTGGACTGGCTGCGGGCCGAACTCGCCGAGCCGGCGCCGCTGGGCACCATCCTGGCGCTGCACCATCCGCCGCTGCCGACGCACATCCCGTTCTTCGACATCCTCGAGCTCCGCGACCAGCCGGGTCTGGCGTCGGCGATCGCCGGCAGCGACGTCCGTGCGATCCTCGCCGGCCACCTCCACTACTCCACGTCCGGCACCTTCGCCGGGGTTCCGGTGAGCGTCTCCGCGGCCTCGTGCTACACGATGGACCTCGCCGCCCCCGCCGACGAGGTGAACGGAATGGATGCCGGGCAGTCCTTCCACCTCGTCCACGTGTGGGACGACACGATCACCCACGCGGTGGTGCCCGTCGTCGACGCCGAACCGGCGGGCTACTTCACGCCGGAGTGGGTCGCCCGAATGGCTGAGCTCACGCCCGAGGAGCGGCTCGAGGCCTTCTCGCGCAAGCGCTGA
- a CDS encoding PrsW family intramembrane metalloprotease, which yields MSYPSPLWQPGPGEPARISDAPPSAAPAAAVPARPRRDGVLLWVVAALLVPVLGLLVLYFLRFLGPAASIVGMVLAVVPFVIVWFAVRLIDRWEPEPRRLLAFAVAWGAIASVAIALGVDALLAFLTGGLGDVFSSVVQAPIVEEVAKGLGLLLLYVGARRWFDGPVDGIVYGALIGAGFAFTENVQYFAVSFIEGGAVQVSGVFFLRAVLSPFAHVMFTSLTGFAFGLAARRSLGTGAAFRYALPGLAGAIVLHALWNGSATFFNFFELYATLQVPLFVLFVLGILALRREEARLTRARLGEYAAAGWFTAQEVDMLATGAGRRSSVAWARGLPGDRSAVMKTFIRDATALAAARQRALSGRDATAAGQERALLQRTTAARAALLAP from the coding sequence ATGAGCTACCCCTCGCCGCTGTGGCAGCCCGGTCCGGGCGAGCCCGCCCGCATCTCCGACGCCCCGCCCTCCGCCGCCCCGGCCGCGGCGGTCCCCGCGCGTCCGCGGCGGGACGGGGTGCTCCTCTGGGTCGTCGCGGCGCTGCTGGTGCCCGTGCTCGGGCTGCTCGTGCTGTATTTCCTGCGGTTCCTCGGGCCCGCGGCATCCATCGTCGGGATGGTCCTGGCGGTCGTGCCGTTCGTGATCGTCTGGTTCGCCGTGCGTCTCATCGACCGCTGGGAGCCGGAGCCGCGCCGGCTCCTGGCCTTCGCCGTCGCGTGGGGGGCGATCGCCTCTGTCGCGATCGCCCTCGGCGTGGACGCACTCCTGGCGTTCCTCACGGGAGGCCTGGGTGACGTGTTCAGCTCGGTCGTCCAGGCCCCGATCGTCGAGGAGGTCGCGAAGGGTCTGGGGCTGCTGCTGCTGTACGTCGGCGCGCGCCGGTGGTTCGACGGGCCGGTGGACGGCATCGTCTACGGCGCGCTCATCGGCGCGGGCTTCGCGTTCACCGAGAACGTGCAGTACTTCGCGGTGAGCTTCATCGAGGGCGGTGCCGTCCAGGTCAGCGGGGTGTTCTTCCTGCGGGCCGTCCTCTCGCCGTTCGCGCACGTCATGTTCACCAGCCTCACCGGTTTCGCGTTCGGGCTGGCCGCCCGGCGGTCGCTGGGAACCGGGGCCGCGTTCCGCTACGCCCTGCCGGGGCTCGCGGGCGCGATCGTGCTCCACGCGCTGTGGAACGGCTCCGCGACCTTCTTCAACTTCTTCGAGCTGTACGCGACGCTGCAGGTGCCGCTCTTCGTGCTGTTCGTGCTCGGCATCCTGGCGCTCCGCCGGGAGGAGGCGCGGCTGACCCGGGCGCGACTGGGCGAGTACGCCGCCGCCGGGTGGTTCACCGCGCAGGAGGTCGACATGCTGGCCACCGGCGCCGGACGCCGTTCGTCGGTGGCGTGGGCGCGCGGGCTGCCGGGCGACCGTTCCGCCGTCATGAAGACCTTCATCCGGGATGCCACGGCGCTCGCCGCAGCGCGCCAGCGCGCGCTCTCCGGACGCGACGCCACCGCGGCGGGGCAGGAGCGCGCGCTGCTGCAGCGCACCACCGCCGCGCGCGCGGCGTTGCTGGCGCCGTGA
- a CDS encoding isopenicillin N synthase family dioxygenase, which translates to MSELNLPILDLSLLDQGPEAAARFRDELRTATRDVGFFYLTGTGISPELEARLLQAAKDFFALPEEEKLAIENLTSPHFRGYTRVGGELTQGRVDWREQIDIGPEREAITNPDGPGYNRLVGPNLWPAAQPELRDVVTEWHDRLTAIARTLLRAWALSLGAEEEYFDRHFGDPQTLIKIVRYPGKDDPTPQQGVGAHKDSGVLTLLWVEPGKGGLQVLRDGEWVDAPPVSGAFVVNIGELLEYATQGYLTATKHRVISPRFPDERISVPFFFNPALDAILPIIDLPAELAADARGVEQDPTNPIHATYGENALKSRLRAHPDVAERWHPDLVAARAAS; encoded by the coding sequence ATGTCCGAGCTGAACCTCCCGATCCTCGACCTCTCGCTCCTCGACCAGGGGCCGGAGGCCGCCGCACGATTCCGCGACGAGCTGCGCACCGCCACCCGCGATGTCGGTTTCTTCTACCTCACCGGCACCGGGATCAGCCCCGAGCTGGAGGCTCGCCTCCTCCAGGCCGCGAAGGACTTCTTCGCCCTCCCCGAGGAGGAGAAGCTCGCGATCGAGAACCTCACCAGCCCGCATTTCCGCGGCTACACGCGTGTCGGCGGCGAACTCACCCAGGGTCGTGTCGACTGGCGCGAGCAGATCGACATCGGCCCCGAGCGCGAGGCCATCACCAACCCCGACGGACCCGGCTACAACCGGCTCGTCGGCCCGAACCTCTGGCCCGCGGCGCAGCCCGAGCTCCGCGATGTCGTCACCGAATGGCACGACCGCCTGACGGCGATCGCCCGGACCCTGCTGCGCGCATGGGCACTGTCCCTCGGCGCCGAGGAGGAATACTTCGACCGCCACTTCGGCGACCCGCAGACCCTCATCAAGATCGTGCGGTACCCCGGCAAGGACGACCCCACACCCCAGCAGGGCGTCGGCGCGCACAAGGATTCCGGCGTGCTGACCCTGCTGTGGGTGGAGCCGGGCAAGGGCGGCCTGCAGGTGCTCCGCGACGGCGAGTGGGTCGACGCTCCCCCGGTGTCCGGAGCCTTCGTCGTGAACATCGGCGAGCTGCTGGAGTACGCCACGCAGGGATACCTGACGGCCACGAAGCACCGCGTGATCTCGCCCCGGTTCCCCGACGAGCGCATCTCGGTGCCCTTCTTCTTCAACCCGGCCCTCGACGCGATCCTGCCGATCATCGACCTCCCCGCCGAGCTCGCAGCCGACGCCCGCGGCGTCGAGCAGGACCCGACGAACCCGATCCACGCCACCTACGGCGAGAACGCCCTCAAGTCGCGCCTGCGCGCCCACCCCGATGTCGCCGAGCGCTGGCATCCCGATCTGGTCGCCGCCCGCGCGGCATCCTGA
- a CDS encoding FKBP-type peptidyl-prolyl cis-trans isomerase: protein MTDRTKPEFDAPTGPAPSDLVIRDIIVGDGDEAKPGDTVTVHYAGVEYESGEEFDSSWGRGESIQFPLRGLIQGWQDGIPGMKVGGRRELVIPPHLAYGPAGGHFLGGKTLIFIIDLLKVG, encoded by the coding sequence ATGACTGATCGCACCAAGCCGGAGTTCGACGCTCCCACCGGTCCCGCCCCCTCCGACCTCGTCATCCGCGACATCATCGTCGGCGACGGCGACGAGGCGAAGCCCGGCGACACCGTCACCGTGCACTACGCCGGTGTCGAATACGAATCGGGCGAGGAGTTCGACTCCTCGTGGGGACGCGGCGAGAGCATCCAGTTCCCCCTCCGCGGACTGATCCAGGGCTGGCAGGACGGCATCCCGGGCATGAAGGTCGGCGGACGCCGCGAGCTCGTGATCCCGCCGCACCTGGCCTACGGTCCCGCCGGTGGCCACTTCCTCGGCGGCAAGACCCTGATCTTCATCATCGACCTGCTCAAGGTCGGCTGA
- a CDS encoding peptidase, with product MSIDWEAFLHVFIAALVGAATVVTFYALGLRLLVRGGRPPLVAPVEFTDAITVLTDKQRRRAEKAVAKAAARNPLSAGQKRLALLGAYACFAVCAAAVLGALLLILLRH from the coding sequence ATGAGCATCGACTGGGAAGCCTTCCTCCACGTCTTCATCGCCGCGCTGGTGGGAGCCGCGACCGTGGTGACCTTCTACGCGCTCGGACTGCGTCTGCTCGTCCGGGGCGGCCGTCCGCCGCTGGTCGCTCCGGTGGAGTTCACGGATGCCATCACCGTGCTCACCGACAAGCAGAGACGCCGCGCCGAGAAGGCGGTGGCCAAGGCGGCCGCGCGCAATCCGCTGAGCGCGGGGCAGAAGCGGCTCGCGCTCCTCGGCGCCTACGCGTGCTTCGCCGTCTGCGCGGCGGCGGTGCTCGGTGCGCTGCTGCTGATCCTGCTCCGCCACTGA
- a CDS encoding DUF167 domain-containing protein produces MQITVRVKPGSRRGPLVEDGPDGLLVHVRERAADGAANAGVVRALAEHFGVPARDVEIVRGHTARIKRVEVGE; encoded by the coding sequence GTGCAGATCACCGTCCGCGTGAAGCCCGGCAGCCGGCGCGGCCCCCTCGTCGAGGACGGACCCGACGGTCTCCTCGTCCACGTGCGCGAGCGCGCCGCGGACGGCGCGGCGAACGCGGGCGTCGTGCGGGCCCTGGCCGAGCACTTCGGCGTCCCGGCGCGCGACGTCGAGATCGTGCGCGGCCACACCGCCCGGATCAAGCGCGTCGAGGTCGGAGAGTGA
- a CDS encoding DMT family transporter, producing MASAPSPSPVSVTVQFVLTGIVWGSSFLFIAVALTGMTPAQVAGGRLLFGALALAAVVAIRRERMPRSPRIWAHLCVLGVTFCVVPFLLFAWAEQHVSSGLASIFNATTPIMTAVMAWAVFRVERLRAGQLAGIALGILGVVVIIAPGALTDLGGSTVAQVALLGATACYGFSLAYMRRFLSNAGLTGIAFAFGYIGPAALLMLLLSPLILAEPMRLTPAVVASIVALGVLGTGLAYVWNQNTLRAWGPTRASTVTYITPVVGVALGIVVLGEKITWNEPAGALIVFLGILLVQDRVRLRRRAAA from the coding sequence GTGGCATCCGCTCCTTCCCCCTCCCCCGTCTCGGTCACGGTGCAGTTCGTCCTGACCGGCATTGTCTGGGGGTCGAGCTTCCTGTTCATCGCGGTCGCCCTCACCGGCATGACGCCCGCGCAGGTCGCCGGTGGGCGCTTGCTCTTCGGTGCGCTCGCCCTGGCCGCGGTGGTCGCGATCCGACGGGAACGGATGCCGCGGAGCCCCCGGATCTGGGCGCACCTGTGCGTCCTCGGCGTGACGTTCTGCGTGGTGCCGTTCCTGCTCTTCGCGTGGGCGGAACAGCACGTGTCGTCGGGGCTCGCGAGCATCTTCAACGCCACGACCCCGATCATGACGGCCGTGATGGCGTGGGCGGTGTTCCGGGTCGAACGACTGCGGGCGGGCCAGCTCGCGGGGATCGCCCTCGGCATCCTGGGGGTCGTCGTCATCATCGCGCCGGGCGCCCTCACCGACCTCGGTGGCAGCACGGTCGCTCAGGTGGCGCTCCTCGGCGCCACCGCCTGCTACGGGTTCAGCCTCGCCTACATGCGCCGGTTCCTCTCGAACGCCGGACTCACGGGCATCGCCTTCGCGTTCGGCTACATCGGCCCGGCGGCGCTGCTCATGCTGCTGCTGTCGCCGCTGATCCTCGCCGAGCCGATGCGCCTCACGCCCGCCGTCGTCGCGAGCATCGTCGCGCTCGGCGTCCTCGGCACGGGCCTGGCCTATGTCTGGAACCAGAACACGCTGCGCGCGTGGGGACCGACCCGCGCATCCACCGTGACCTACATCACCCCGGTGGTCGGCGTCGCGCTGGGCATCGTCGTGCTCGGCGAGAAGATCACGTGGAACGAACCCGCGGGCGCGCTCATCGTGTTCCTCGGCATCCTGCTGGTCCAGGACCGTGTGCGGCTCCGCCGCCGCGCCGCCGCCTGA